DNA from Spartinivicinus poritis:
CATTTAGAAATGGAGAATTAGTGCCTGCTGGCGTTTAAGCCTAGTTAGTTAATGAAGGCTTTACAGGCTCAATATACTCAACCATCAGCTGTAAATTCTGCTTGCCTCGAAAGTAGTTCACATCAAGCCTATAGGCTAATTTTACTTGGGCAATAGACTGATCAGGCCACACAGCTAAATCGATATTAAAAGCAATAGCATCAACGAATAGCTCTCCACTAAGGTGTTTTACTAATAATTTTAAGTGCTTCTCGCCCACTATACGCTGCTGAATAACTTGAAAATTCCCTTGAAAAACCGGCTCAGGAAAATGCTGCCCCCAAGGCCCAGCTTCTCTAATCAGAGATGCCAGATACAAATTAATTTCATGACAGCCTAACTCACCATCAGTTAACACTTCCGCTTCGAGCTGCTCTTTAGTCAACTGGCTGGCAGCAACCTCCTGAAAGGCCTGACTAAAAGCAGCAAAGTTTTCATGTTTGATACTAAGACCTGCCGCCATTGCATGACCGCCAAACTTAATGATCAATTCAGGGTATTTTTTATCCACAATATCCAATGCATCGCGGATATGAAAACCAGGGATAGATCGTGCAGAACCTTTAATTTCACCATTATCCCCTTCCGCAAAAGCAATCACAGGGCGATGGGTTCGCTCTTTAATTCGGGCAGCTAAAATGCCAATAACACCTTGATGCCAGGCAGCATCAAATAAGCAAATACCCGTTGGCAGCTGCTCCTCTTGATCCAGTTGTAACCGCTGTAATTCAGTTAACGCCTGTTGCTGCATATCAGACTCGATTTGCTTGCGATCACGATTTAATTCATCCAGTTGAAAAGCAATTTCCCTTGCTCGCTGATGATCATTTGTTAACAGGCACTCAATACCCAGGGACATATCATCCAAACGCCCAGCCGCATTTAGTCTTGGCCCAACGGCAAAACCCAGATCGGTTGCAACCAGTTGTTCCCGGTGCCGTCCAGCCACTTCGATAAGCGCTAAAATACCTGGCCTGGCTTTTCCTGCACGAATCCGTTTCAACCCCTGCTGAACCAGTATTCGATTATTGTCATCCAGCGGTACCACATCAGCGACCGTTCCTAGTGCCACAATATCCAGAAAATTTGCCATATTGGGT
Protein-coding regions in this window:
- the recJ gene encoding single-stranded-DNA-specific exonuclease RecJ, which produces MQKRITQRSFDLSQCQFSDSLSPVLQRIYAARGVSEEKQLNHSLQALLSFTSFKGIERAVEIIAEAIEAQQQILIVGDFDADGATSSALAVLALNALGAEKVNYLVPNRFEYGYGLSPEIVVEALKYQPELIITVDNGISSIAGVEFAKEQGIKVVVTDHHLAGAELPQADAIVNPNQPGCDFPSRNPAGVGVIFYVMVALRQHLRERGWFANRLEPNMANFLDIVALGTVADVVPLDDNNRILVQQGLKRIRAGKARPGILALIEVAGRHREQLVATDLGFAVGPRLNAAGRLDDMSLGIECLLTNDHQRAREIAFQLDELNRDRKQIESDMQQQALTELQRLQLDQEEQLPTGICLFDAAWHQGVIGILAARIKERTHRPVIAFAEGDNGEIKGSARSIPGFHIRDALDIVDKKYPELIIKFGGHAMAAGLSIKHENFAAFSQAFQEVAASQLTKEQLEAEVLTDGELGCHEINLYLASLIREAGPWGQHFPEPVFQGNFQVIQQRIVGEKHLKLLVKHLSGELFVDAIAFNIDLAVWPDQSIAQVKLAYRLDVNYFRGKQNLQLMVEYIEPVKPSLTN